A single region of the Buchnera aphidicola (Formosaphis micheliae) genome encodes:
- the lepA gene encoding translation elongation factor 4 — MTKIRNFSIIAHIDHGKSTLSDRFIQICHGLSTREMHEQVLDTMDLEKERGITIKAQSVTINYQSKKQEKFQLNFIDTPGHVNFSSEVLRSLSACEGALLVVDTTQGVEAQTVATCRTALEMNLKIIPVLNKIDLPTARPERTLKEIKDIIGISITNAVQCSAKTGQGIVELLEKIIHEIPHPSGNSNKSLQALIIDSWFDTYKGIVSLVCIKNGCLKKNDKIKVINSNKIYQVENLGIFTPKRKDKSFLTCGEVGWVIYGVKKITDIPVGTTLTSCINPAKYKLTSFKKIKPQIYASLFPICAEQYEIFKDALGKLSLNDSSLFYELENSSAFGFGFRCGFLGLLHMEIIQARLEREYNLELISTMPSVIYEIINIDNSVIYIDAPYKLSTLKNIKEIREPIAECNILLPEKYLGHVIKLCTEKRGKQKKLIYHTHQIILTYDIPIAEIVLNFFDQLKSISSGYASLEYKFKMFQKSDLVCIDILVNTKKVDALSTIIHKNNSQFQAREIVKKIKELIPRHQFDIPIQASIGSKIVARETIKQLRKNVLAKCYGGDISRKKKLLEKQKIGKKRMKQIGNINIPKNVFLAILNIDQKKQ; from the coding sequence GAACAAGTTTTAGATACTATGGATCTTGAAAAAGAAAGAGGTATTACAATAAAAGCTCAAAGCGTAACTATTAATTATCAAAGTAAAAAACAAGAAAAATTTCAATTAAATTTTATAGATACTCCAGGACATGTTAATTTTTCTTCTGAAGTATTACGATCTTTATCAGCATGTGAAGGAGCTCTTTTAGTCGTTGATACAACACAAGGAGTCGAAGCACAAACAGTAGCAACTTGTCGTACAGCATTAGAAATGAACTTAAAAATTATCCCTGTACTAAACAAAATAGATTTACCTACTGCACGTCCTGAACGTACACTAAAAGAAATAAAAGATATTATTGGTATTTCTATTACCAATGCTGTTCAATGTTCTGCTAAAACAGGTCAAGGTATCGTTGAATTATTAGAAAAAATAATACATGAAATTCCACATCCATCAGGAAATTCAAATAAATCTTTACAAGCATTGATTATTGATTCATGGTTTGATACTTATAAAGGTATAGTATCATTAGTATGTATTAAGAATGGATGTCTTAAAAAAAACGATAAAATAAAAGTAATAAATTCAAATAAAATATATCAAGTTGAAAATTTAGGAATTTTTACACCTAAAAGAAAAGATAAATCTTTTTTAACATGTGGAGAAGTAGGATGGGTAATATATGGAGTTAAAAAAATAACAGATATACCTGTGGGAACTACTTTAACGTCATGCATTAATCCTGCTAAATATAAATTAACTAGTTTTAAGAAAATTAAACCACAAATTTATGCAAGTTTATTTCCAATTTGTGCAGAACAATATGAAATATTTAAAGATGCCTTAGGTAAACTCAGTTTAAATGACTCTTCATTGTTTTATGAATTAGAAAACTCTTCTGCTTTTGGGTTTGGTTTTCGATGTGGTTTTTTGGGATTATTACATATGGAGATAATTCAGGCTAGATTAGAAAGAGAATATAATTTAGAATTAATTTCTACTATGCCTTCAGTTATATATGAAATTATTAATATTGATAATTCTGTTATATATATAGATGCTCCATATAAATTATCTACGTTAAAAAACATTAAAGAAATTAGAGAACCTATAGCAGAATGTAATATTCTATTACCTGAAAAATATTTGGGTCATGTAATTAAATTATGCACAGAAAAACGTGGTAAACAAAAAAAATTAATCTATCATACACATCAAATTATACTAACTTATGATATTCCTATAGCGGAAATTGTTCTTAATTTTTTTGATCAATTAAAATCTATTTCTAGTGGTTACGCTTCTTTAGAATATAAATTTAAAATGTTTCAAAAATCTGATTTAGTATGTATAGATATATTAGTTAATACAAAAAAAGTTGATGCTTTATCAACCATTATACATAAAAATAATTCTCAATTTCAAGCACGTGAAATTGTTAAAAAAATAAAAGAATTAATTCCTAGACATCAATTTGACATTCCAATTCAAGCTTCTATTGGAAGCAAAATTGTAGCTCGAGAAACAATTAAACAATTACGTAAAAATGTTTTAGCAAAATGTTATGGAGGAGATATAAGTCGGAAGAAAAAATTATTAGAAAAACAAAAAATAGGAAAAAAAAGAATGAAACAAATAGGAAATATAAATATTCCAAAAAATGTATTTCTCGCAATACTTAATATTGATCAAAAAAAACAATAA
- the rnc gene encoding ribonuclease III, with product MNCILINQLQETLGYTFIRKELLTQALTHRSANSKHNERLEFLGDSILSFVIANALYHYFPYVDEGDMSRMRATLVRGNTLAEIASEFDLGNYLQLGQGELKSGGFRRESILANTVEALIGSIFLDSDINTVEKLILTWYAKRLKKISPGDTQKDPKTRLQEYLQAKRLPLPTYLIEQVYGEAHNQEFTIHCAISGIIEYSIGIGASRRKAEQNAAQNALIKLGIE from the coding sequence ATGAATTGCATCCTAATAAATCAGTTACAAGAAACACTTGGTTACACTTTTATTAGAAAAGAACTTTTAACTCAAGCTTTAACTCATCGAAGTGCTAATAGTAAACATAATGAACGTCTAGAATTTTTAGGAGATTCTATTTTAAGTTTTGTAATTGCAAATGCTTTATATCATTATTTTCCTTACGTAGATGAAGGAGACATGAGTAGAATGCGAGCTACTTTAGTTAGAGGTAATACTTTAGCTGAAATAGCTAGTGAATTTGATTTAGGAAATTATTTACAATTAGGACAAGGAGAATTAAAAAGTGGAGGATTCCGTCGAGAATCTATTTTAGCAAATACAGTAGAAGCTTTAATTGGTAGTATTTTTTTAGATAGTGATATAAATACAGTAGAAAAATTAATTTTAACATGGTATGCAAAAAGATTAAAAAAAATAAGCCCTGGAGATACTCAAAAAGATCCAAAAACAAGATTACAAGAATACTTACAAGCAAAACGTTTACCATTACCTACTTATTTAATTGAACAAGTTTATGGAGAAGCACATAATCAAGAATTTACAATTCATTGTGCAATTAGTGGAATTATAGAATATTCCATTGGAATAGGAGCTAGTCGTCGAAAAGCAGAACAAAATGCTGCTCAAAATGCATTAATAAAATTGGGGATAGAGTGA
- the lepB gene encoding signal peptidase I, which yields MSDLMTNIFVIITLITLCFWIISKKKCNHINSTIFCKRKRKFILYIASFFPILFIIFIIRSFLYEPFQVPSGSMMPTILPGDFILVEKFSYGIKDPIKHTTLINFNHPKRGDIVVFRHPKNEKIKYIKRIIGIPGDKIIYDTINKNFIIYPTYIDKIHYQEPVSITRSQFKLDNNTEQNIQQYMNHLLYNVFQEKIEKKIFKIILHSKLYDQENEYFKQTGKKIGHWIVPKNQYFMIGDNRDNSLDSRYWGFVPIKNLIGKATYIWMSIEKNDHKWISGIRLNRIGTLN from the coding sequence ATGTCTGACTTAATGACAAATATATTCGTGATAATTACTTTAATAACATTATGTTTTTGGATCATCAGTAAAAAAAAATGTAATCATATAAACTCTACTATATTTTGTAAAAGAAAAAGAAAATTTATTTTATATATAGCTTCATTTTTTCCAATATTATTTATTATATTTATAATTCGTTCATTTCTGTATGAACCATTTCAAGTACCTTCTGGATCTATGATGCCTACAATATTACCAGGAGACTTTATTTTAGTAGAAAAATTTTCCTATGGAATTAAAGATCCTATTAAGCATACTACTTTAATAAATTTCAATCATCCAAAAAGAGGCGATATAGTAGTTTTTAGACACCCAAAGAATGAAAAAATAAAATACATTAAACGTATCATCGGTATACCAGGAGATAAAATTATTTATGATACCATTAATAAAAATTTCATAATTTATCCAACATATATTGATAAAATACATTATCAAGAACCAGTCTCTATCACTCGTTCACAGTTTAAGTTAGATAATAATACAGAACAAAATATCCAACAATATATGAACCATCTTTTATACAACGTTTTTCAAGAAAAAATAGAAAAAAAAATATTTAAAATAATTTTACATTCAAAGTTGTATGACCAAGAAAATGAATATTTTAAACAAACAGGAAAAAAAATAGGACACTGGATAGTTCCTAAAAATCAATATTTTATGATAGGAGATAATAGAGATAATAGTTTAGATAGTCGCTATTGGGGATTCGTACCAATTAAAAATTTAATAGGAAAAGCAACATATATATGGATGAGTATTGAAAAAAATGATCATAAATGGATTTCTGGAATTCGCTTAAATAGAATTGGAACTCTAAATTAA
- the era gene encoding GTPase Era, translating to MKNNTQYSGTIAIIGKSNAGKSSILNKLIGEKISIISPKLHTTQENMIGIKTDNNYQAIYIDTPGLYQIKKDTKSIIEKKIDRTIYSSNIIIFVTENIKWNNNDELIAKKIKKNNIPTIIVINKIDLIKNKNQLLPHINFLKSKILSNEIIFVSAKTGENIEILSNIVKNHLPISVHQFPKKQITNCSKYFIISEIIREKIIYCFNQELPYSIKVKIESYYYTKKNIKIHAIILVKNVNHKKIIIGNKGKKIKLFNILARKEISNKLQKKICLFLWVKIDLHD from the coding sequence GTGAAAAATAATACACAGTATTCTGGAACAATTGCTATAATAGGTAAGTCTAATGCTGGAAAATCTAGTATATTAAACAAATTAATAGGAGAGAAAATATCTATTATTTCTCCTAAACTTCATACTACTCAAGAAAATATGATAGGTATTAAAACAGATAATAATTATCAAGCAATCTATATTGATACTCCTGGTCTATATCAAATAAAAAAAGATACTAAATCAATAATAGAAAAAAAAATAGATAGAACAATATATTCATCTAATATAATTATATTTGTTACGGAAAACATAAAATGGAATAATAACGATGAATTGATAGCAAAAAAAATAAAAAAAAACAACATTCCTACAATAATAGTAATAAATAAAATAGATTTAATAAAAAATAAAAATCAATTGTTACCTCATATTAACTTTTTAAAAAGTAAAATATTATCTAATGAAATAATTTTTGTTTCAGCTAAAACTGGAGAAAATATAGAAATATTATCTAATATCGTTAAAAATCATTTGCCTATTTCTGTACATCAATTTCCTAAAAAACAAATTACAAATTGTTCTAAATATTTCATAATATCTGAAATTATTCGTGAAAAAATCATCTATTGTTTTAACCAGGAATTACCTTATTCTATTAAAGTTAAAATAGAGTCTTATTATTACACTAAAAAAAACATTAAAATTCATGCTATTATTTTAGTAAAAAACGTAAATCATAAAAAAATTATTATTGGAAATAAAGGAAAAAAAATAAAATTATTTAATATATTGGCTAGAAAAGAAATTTCTAATAAATTACAAAAAAAAATATGTTTGTTTTTATGGGTAAAAATTGATTTACATGATTAA